The Oscillatoria sp. FACHB-1407 DNA window TTCTACACGAAGAACATTCTGCTCAACGAGGGTATCCGCGCCTGGATGGCACCCCAAGACCAACCACACGAACACTTTGTATTCCCTGAAGAGGTACTGCCTCGCGGTAACGCTCTCTAAGATCTAAGGACTGCTTTCACAAATAGGGTTTGGAAATAAAACCAGGGGGTGTGGGGGCTGTGCCCCCAGCCAGGGGTTTCACCCCTGCACCCCAAAGTTCCACTCTTATTTACGACGAGTTGTCCTAAATGTGCGATCAGGTCAAGGCTTTTTTCTACAGCCTTTGCTAATAAAAAGCTTTGCTCCCGTCCTGGATGGGGGCATTTTTTGTGTTCTACCCCACACACCCAAAATGGATATGCTATATTGGCTTTAGCAATGGCAAAGATCATTGCGACCTGTTAAGTCGAATGCCGTTTAGGGATACAGGAGGTGATGCCCATGCAAGATAGTAGTAAATGTATGGGTCACCAGGTTAGCGTGAACTGGCTGTGCGCCGGGGCTGTTCTCTAGCAGTCAAGCCTGACTTCTCATGGAGTCATGTTTCTAGAGGATGTTGGGATGGCACAGAGTTCCTCCCGGCAGTCAAGTGTTAATCTGGAGACCCGCTACACCGCTCTCACCCCATGATGCACTGGTTTAACCGATGTGTCTCTGGTGAGAGCGGATAGTTTTTTTAAAGGGTTTTATAAAGTCATTTTCAAGCAGGCTATCTCTAAAATAGTGAAGAACTTAGGTGCAGTAAGAGAGGTTCTCAGAGATGGCACAATTGCTTAGCGATACAGATGTTCAGGAACGGTTAACTCAGTTACCCGATTGGACGCTTCAGGGTAAAGAGATTCAATCTGTGCGCAAGTTTAAGGATTTTGTTGAGGCGATCGCCTTCGTGAATCGTTTAGTTGAGCCAGCCGAAGCAGCAAACCATCACCCCGATATCACCATTTCTTACAACAGAGTCAGTATCGCTCTGACAACCCACGATGCGGGTGGCTTGACCGAAAACGACTTTGCGTTAGCTAAGGCGATTGATCAGCTGGCTTAAGCTGTTGCTCTTTGACGCAAGATCTGTCCACCAGACAGGAACCTGAATCAATTAATACAGCCAAAGAAATACTCGGTTCTATGTGTTCCTCAAAACACGGGGTTTGTTAAGCAGAGTGGTATTTTTCCCAATAAACCTGCTTATCAGAGTAATTAGACTCCAGGTGTGAGGAACATGACTGGCAAAATTTTGTGGAATATTCTACTCGCGGCTCCCGTCGCTCTGGGTGCTGCTTTGGTTGGTTTAACTCCAGCGGCGATCGCTGT harbors:
- a CDS encoding 4a-hydroxytetrahydrobiopterin dehydratase; its protein translation is MAQLLSDTDVQERLTQLPDWTLQGKEIQSVRKFKDFVEAIAFVNRLVEPAEAANHHPDITISYNRVSIALTTHDAGGLTENDFALAKAIDQLA